TTATATCCCTTCGGCAATATAACAGCAGCTGCTACCACGGGACCTGCGAGAGGCCCTCTACCTGCTTCATCAACCCCCGCCACGAGGAGGGAGTTCAAGCGTAAACCTTCCAAGCCTTCCATCTCTAAAATTCTTAAGAAGAACGCTTGCTGCCTTTTCTAAATCAAGCTCTCCCCCTTTCTTTAAAAAACCTCTCTTGATCGCTATATCCTCAAGACTAACCTCCAGGGAGAGCTTCTCTATTAGCTTTTGAGCGGGAAGAACAAAACTATCCCATATAACATCCTCTTTCAAACACCCCAACCAAGTTAAAGTAAGCTTCGTATCATCACTAAGCTTCGGGGAGAGTATACCAGGCGTGTCAAAGAGAACGCCCCATCCGGCTTTGAACCAAGTTCCTCCCCGGGTTATGCCAGGAACCGCTCCAACCTGCGATTTTCTCTTCCCCAACAGACGATTTATAACCGACGATTTGCCAACGTTCGGAACTCCAACCACGATCACCTTAGCCATCTTAAGGGTTCTAAGCCTCCTAAAAAGGGTCTTAAAA
The nucleotide sequence above comes from Synergistota bacterium. Encoded proteins:
- a CDS encoding 50S ribosome-binding GTPase, with the translated sequence MRRRSWYPGHIAKGRQLLENAVRFSNLILIVLDARAPFSTLPSWNPPTGKIAWKLLNKADLADDRATRKWLDYFKDEAIAVSAKTGGGFKTLFRRLRTLKMAKVIVVGVPNVGKSSVINRLLGKRKSQVGAVPGITRGGTWFKAGWGVLFDTPGILSPKLSDDTKLTLTWLGCLKEDVIWDSFVLPAQKLIEKLSLEVSLEDIAIKRGFLKKGGELDLEKAASVLLKNFRDGRLGRFTLELPPRGGG